One Euwallacea fornicatus isolate EFF26 chromosome 36, ASM4011564v1, whole genome shotgun sequence genomic window, ATTATGTCAGATAATTCTAATACTCTCCATAGTTGTCGCCAGGTCTCTaaatttaactcaaaataGCTTGGTTCATTTAAGCCATAGTTGGCCTGAATTTTATTGAGATATTTATGAAAGTATCTGTTTTCTTGTGCCTCCAATTGTTCTTTAGACAAATCAAAGTTCCATGCAGGCCTCTTTGGGAAATCCAAAGCATCATCAAAGAAATCTTTTGCTTCAATTTCTAAATCTCCCTCCTCTACAGGAACCAGCACTTGTCGGGATAACTCTTTCTTTTGCTTTAGTTCCTCATTAGATTCAGCAAAAAACTGAAGTGCATATCTGTTGGGCTTCGAACCATGTTCTTTAGTTGGCtgataattcaattttctcacACTGGAACTAGATTCACCTTCACTGTCGCCATCAGGTCTTTGCAACAGAGGTATTTTGTTTTCGCCTTGTCTTTGCTCTCTTTTGGCTTTAAGTTGTTCTTTCTTAGCTTTCCCACTAAAAGGGATTTTTCTGCGTCCTTGAGGCATTATGGCTGGTATTGAAAGAAGAAATAAGTAATTGCAGAGTAGTGAaggaattaagaaaaaataattattaacaggAAGCGTTAAAAAcgcaacatttttgaacaattaaaaggAAAGACTGAATCCTAACCTCAAAATGTGAGGTTGACAGTTGTTAGTTTTAAGGGAAAGTTTGATTTGACGGTACTTTAACGAGTTTTATTGTCACGTATTAATAACGTTTCGAGCTGTAGTTCGGTATGGTTTGGACAAATGCGCAACTCTCCATATACACGATATTCCGAAATTAGTAtgcaataatttaacaaaagttttaaatttaatttaattttttcctcaaattgTTACTTTATCGTCAAAGCATACAAGGTTATATTTTTCTGTATTCAGACCTCTTTTTACTACATTAAACACTACTATATATACTACGCTACTGACtccttattttgaaaactaaaatttttattcagaaaattcgaaatttacatacttttttgcaaataactcaaaaacggatgaaaattcaacttttcaaatttgaaaaaaaaatgcaaatttcaagAACGGCCATTGGCGTATCATAATAAAGAGATTTGACCGCAGAAAAATATGATTCTGTTATCAGGAAAAAATGATATACAATTGTAAaatgtaacaccctgtaacttaGAAATGAAGGTTTCGCACTtatattcataaattatttggTAACATTTTTACTCGTGGAGTACACTGTTAAATTATGGCCTACTAATTTCAGAACGCTCTATATAAGAAAGGCGTTGGACGCTTTAAGGTAGAAATGAATTAAAAGGATATTagaggaaaatttattatgagatTATTGTACATGAATTAACAACTTAATTACATTGGGAAATAAATTGGAGatgttttattatcattaattaagatattttgcattttcccGCGTAcatagggtgtttcagaataatTCTGCCGACGGTTCTCTGTAGATTATTGTGACCGAAGTAAGAAATATACTTCATACGAACGTAGGTCCGTTTCCACTTCATATCTGAAATATAGGAtgataaaaagttattatttttttagttctttCTTAATAATGGTCCATTCcgattctaaatatttttgtgaaaattgggGAGCGTAAAATAGGCGTAGAAATATATCTTTTAAAGGGAAAACAATGTTTTAGTTTCACCAGTGGCGTCCCCATTAATGTTattctgaatattttaaacaaaagatATGATATATCactggtaaaaaaaattcagaccGGTTCACATTTCTGTGAAAAAATTCtctggaatattttttgtaacgCCAACTTTGTTCATggaaaagaaaacattaatttctgattaatattaaaataacgtGTTGAAAATGCTCTCCTCCAACAAGAATGCACTCTTCGACCCTTTTTCGCATATTATTGCACACTCTGAAAAATTTCTAGTGTGTTTATTTTGTGAAATGTATGAAATATGTGATTTCTCCGATTATTgcgttttatattttctcatGAAGAAGGTTAatcttatgaaaaatattcaacagattttttttcctcagAATTGTGAAATAGtcagataattatttatattttttaatctgtgGCGTATCAtacttttcgtttttaatgTTAGGATTCAAATCAATGGAGATGCCActagtgaaattaaaaacattgtttttcccttaaaagatgtgtgtaCATGCGTTTTACGTTCaccaattttcacaaaaatatttatttccagaaaggacttattaggaaaatactaaaaaatatattgattttttgttattctgtatttcagacagaaagCGAAAACAAATCCATATTTGTATGAACTTCATAACGAAACAGTTAACAGACTTATTCTAAAGCATTCTGTATACATAATACATATGCCATGCTGTATAtacttgtatatttttttatagtacaattttgttcaatatattaaagtttaagaaatttggcaaattttgtatttaatttcagCAAGAATTGGAAGATGCAAAAGAATACGAAAGTGTTAAATATCCGTATACTATCCCGCAAATTGTTGCTGAAACCAAAGTTAGAAGGGAAGAAAAAGAGCGAATGCGACATCAGAGGCAGGAGGATATTGTTAAAAAGATGCTAAAATTAGAGCAATGGAAACAAGAATTGCATGCTAGGATTCAGAAGAAGGAAAGTGAAGCTATGGAAGCCAAGGTAAACTGGGTGTTTGTTTAAAGATGAGGTAATAAACGTGGTGGTAGTTTTAAAGGCAAGATAACTgtcatggaaattaaaaaattacttgataTACCgagtgattttttaattgttagtAAGTTTTTCGGTACGTTGTAAGAAACCATTGAAGGAGTcttggaaaaatgaaaaaatgttagcTTCCTTTTTTTAGTTAATCGTCGAAAATATAATCCAAAATTAGGTAACATGGGTATTAATGATAATTGGTATAATGCTGATACATAGATAAATGCACTCTTTCTTATACCGAATATCTGTAATatcgttttaattatttgatgaagattttgaaaaaatcgttgATCAAATGCATATTTACAGAacttcaatggaaaaattcccattttcaaatttaaaaagaaaagcctaaagagaatattttcagtaatttattacaaatatcAATTAAAGATACATAAGGTTCTGTTGAAAATACTATGaagtagtaaaattttgaaaaatacagaaaatgaGTTCTCAAATTTATCTTTTCATATCTTGGTGGATTCtcgaaaagaatttttttaattatttttctaagatTCCCTCAATAGTCTCCTACAAAGTACCAGAGAGCTAATTCGCCATTAAAAAATCGCCCTGTACATGGTGACGAATTTTATCCTTTACGTGTGTTGCTCACCGATAAACAATATTAACACTTCCAGCGTACACTAAAAATCGTCTTGATTTCACTACTCTCAAAATAACAGTAATTTACAACGTATTATCAGCTGACTTGCCAGCAATGCAAACTCAGTTGGGTTTGAAAAGTAATGAAACGCAGAAAGAGAAAGTAAAACGCCAACGTGTTGAGATAAGTTTTTTGTTCATTAACACCAAAGAAAGATCTGGTCATTGTCCGTTTGTTAACAATACTAGCTCTGCTACATTAATtgtattgatttatttttcctaaGAAGTCATCAGCcgaaaaattcacaaattgTACATTTTATGAATCACATCCTTTATCTTTTTGTTTCTTCAGACAAGGAAAGACAGATTAATAGAGGAAGTCAGGAGACATTTCGGGTACACTGTTGACCCTAAGGATAGTAGGTTCAAAGAATTATTGGAGAAGAAAGAAAAGGAGCAAAAGAAGGCGATGAAAGATGCGAGGAAAAAGGCACGAGaagatgaatttttgaaaaaactccTTTCAAAGAAAGCTCCTAGCGAGCAAATTCAAGAGGACGCTACTGGAAACACTGAGAAAAACTagttgtttttgtattttagtttataaggaagaaaataaagtcgttataacatttttttttttggtgatcGACCCGATTTTTTAGGAAGCTACTAAGAGATTCGACTTGAGATAGTAATAAGATAAAAGACTCAATGAAGTCAATTATAATGCACAAAATTTATTGTATAAGGTCTTCATCTTTATAGTTCACATCAACAATTTCTTAACTGTATAAACACATGGAATGGTAGTAAAGACTTGGAAGAAGCCCATATTACATTTACCCTGTTTCAAACAACCGTTCACAATATATTATCTGATACATCAactaaactatttaaaaaaattatttttataaacgagAATAAGTCACGTCGCACCTATCAGATGACCGTCCGAGTAGCCCCTTTATTTAGCAAATTGACTGAGAACGTGCATTTACAGTGTATTTGACATTTCTCattgaaatcttaatttttgacggaatgaaTAGTGCTGTTTGGATGGTCACACGTGTGAAACAACGCAAAATGgttttacaaaataatgttAGAGTATTGGGGATAATTAAAGGTAAaagtataaatataaattcaagtaaaataaattatcattcaCATAAAAATAGCTTAAAGTAAAAAGTTTTTGTACCAGGTGTGagaattaataatattgcAGACACTGAGCTAATTGCAGCTCAGAAAAGGAGCCAACACACTTTGGTCCTGTATATATGGTGACAGTAATTGTGAGAGTTACATAACTATTATGAGATTACTCTCAACTATTTAGTTGAATACCATCACAAAAACTATCATCATGGAAATGAGTcttcaaatatacatatgaGATGCATATATTTTCCTGgattaaaataatgtattacCAAGGTTATATATAACTGTTTTCTTAATCAGTAAATGTATTAAACTAGACCTTCTCCTCATGCACTTTCCAGCATTTTCCATGCTATATAAAACCATGGAAAATGCAGCAGTGAACGTATATTTATCATAGAAAATTCAGTTGGCAAACCAGTCACATATATTCTGGATAACTCACATGGCTTTACTTTTTACCCAGTGCATCAACTAAAAGCAAGAAAGCAGGCTACATCATCTATAGTAGTGTGTTATTCtgggtttttcaagttttatcaGTCTTGCGTAGATCCAAGATCAAATTAGCACAAgtgagtaaattttttatgataaatgtttgttttatgttgatgacaaatatttgtatattttatttttattaattactagattattttatacatataaataaCACTTAAAGCATTgtataaagaaattagaaagaaCAGCATGCATTGGTCTTTCTTGCTGTTTTATAAAAGGCCTTGGACTGTATACTCAAACCTTCAGATTTCGATACAAGATCATCCAACTTTTCTCCTCTATCTAAAACTGCTTGAATATTGTTGTGCAATATAATCTTAGTTTCATCCAATTCCCCTTGAATCTTTGTTAAAACATCTGCCTCTCTAGGATTCTGGTATTTGGCTAAATAGGTGTTAAGCTGAGGAAAAGCCACATCTTTATCTTGCAAGTTAGGCCAGTTTACTGAGGGaattttttctgcaaattcATCCAATATTTTTGTGAGTAATGTATGTGATACTCTCGAAGGGTACTCTTGATCAGATATGACTACACCAGCCAGGTTGTCAGCTCGCACATACACATGGCAAAAATAGTCTCCTTCTTTCACAGATTGCCTGGAGGCCGTCAGCGTTCTTTCCACAATGGTTTTTGCACAAAACAACATGAACTCTTGGACTGGGCCTCTTTGAAAGAAACTAACACTTTGCAGA contains:
- the LOC136348957 gene encoding large ribosomal subunit protein mL64-like codes for the protein MLYILQELEDAKEYESVKYPYTIPQIVAETKVRREEKERMRHQRQEDIVKKMLKLEQWKQELHARIQKKESEAMEAKTRKDRLIEEVRRHFGYTVDPKDSRFKELLEKKEKEQKKAMKDARKKAREDEFLKKLLSKKAPSEQIQEDATGNTEKN
- the Ykt6 gene encoding synaptobrevin homolog YKT6 codes for the protein MVKLYCLSVLFKGTHSATWLKSAFDLQSVSFFQRGPVQEFMLFCAKTIVERTLTASRQSVKEGDYFCHVYVRADNLAGVVISDQEYPSRVSHTLLTKILDEFAEKIPSVNWPNLQDKDVAFPQLNTYLAKYQNPREADVLTKIQGELDETKIILHNNIQAVLDRGEKLDDLVSKSEGLSIQSKAFYKTARKTNACCSF